One Chlamydiales bacterium DNA segment encodes these proteins:
- the ptsP gene encoding phosphoenolpyruvate--protein phosphotransferase gives MMAVNKKIKKRGEIILQGLPICVGIAIGKAVIFTPVDEEVTEFNIEEKHIDGEIVRYRNALQRSKQEVQKLKARLERERAWEGVAILDGHLVMLQDPTLTIDVEAQIRSLRKNTEAIVQATVAEYQDRFNKITSKFFKERFKDVQDVSKRIIRHLQDNVHNSLADLPVNSIVFSEELSPSDTAEAQNTRSIAFVTEKGGQTSHTAIMAKAQGIPYVANVQFESIKSVLKDAVIIVDAFAGNVIINPQKSTLDFYIEKKREWEKSKSQGKSNMLPAETIDGYQVSLTANVEVCSELELLHEHGGHGVGLFRSESLLMTEGKFPTEEEQFVVYKQMVESMKGLPIVFRTFDIGGDKFGRFYVSKREDNPFLGCRAIRLMLKEKEEFKAQLKAILRASAFGNLSILFPMISCPSELHSAKACLNEAKEELKQQKICFNDSLKVGCMIEVPSAAMTADFLAKECDFLSIGTNDLVQYCIAVDRGNQAMSYLYSPLHPSVLRMIKLVVNQALLHKIPVTVCGEMAADPRFTELLLGLGIHELSVIPRAIPIIKETIRQLSIVQAVKLADKVLLLSSSAEVHSFLEKSKHRGADFKVQKRLGLEGLEVEA, from the coding sequence ATGATGGCTGTAAACAAAAAGATAAAAAAAAGAGGAGAGATCATACTGCAAGGGCTTCCTATTTGTGTTGGAATTGCAATTGGAAAGGCTGTTATTTTCACACCTGTAGATGAAGAGGTAACGGAATTTAATATTGAAGAGAAACATATCGATGGTGAAATTGTCAGGTATAGAAATGCATTGCAACGCAGTAAACAAGAGGTGCAAAAGCTTAAGGCCCGTCTAGAGAGAGAAAGAGCTTGGGAAGGTGTTGCAATTCTTGATGGTCATCTTGTTATGTTACAAGATCCAACACTCACAATTGATGTAGAAGCACAGATTAGATCACTAAGAAAAAATACTGAGGCTATTGTACAAGCAACTGTTGCTGAATATCAAGATCGCTTCAATAAAATTACTAGTAAGTTTTTCAAAGAACGTTTTAAAGACGTTCAAGATGTCTCTAAGAGAATCATTAGGCATTTACAAGACAACGTGCACAATTCTCTTGCAGATCTTCCCGTTAACTCCATTGTTTTTTCAGAGGAACTATCCCCTTCCGATACGGCAGAAGCACAAAATACGAGGTCTATTGCCTTTGTTACGGAAAAAGGAGGACAGACATCGCATACAGCGATTATGGCAAAAGCGCAAGGGATACCCTATGTTGCAAATGTTCAGTTTGAATCTATAAAATCTGTTCTTAAAGATGCTGTTATCATTGTAGATGCATTTGCAGGTAATGTAATTATTAATCCTCAGAAAAGTACACTCGATTTTTATATAGAAAAGAAGAGGGAATGGGAAAAAAGCAAATCTCAAGGAAAAAGCAACATGCTTCCTGCTGAAACAATAGATGGCTATCAAGTAAGCCTTACAGCAAATGTAGAGGTATGTAGTGAGCTTGAATTGCTTCATGAACATGGTGGGCATGGTGTAGGACTATTTCGCTCAGAGTCTTTGCTGATGACGGAAGGGAAATTTCCAACAGAAGAAGAACAATTTGTGGTTTATAAGCAGATGGTAGAAAGCATGAAGGGGCTACCTATTGTTTTTCGCACGTTTGATATTGGTGGTGACAAGTTTGGACGTTTTTATGTTTCAAAAAGAGAAGATAATCCCTTTCTTGGCTGTAGAGCTATTCGTTTGATGCTTAAAGAAAAAGAAGAGTTTAAAGCGCAGCTTAAGGCTATATTGCGAGCAAGTGCTTTTGGTAATTTGAGCATATTATTTCCGATGATATCTTGTCCAAGTGAATTGCATAGTGCAAAAGCATGCTTAAATGAGGCAAAAGAAGAATTAAAACAGCAAAAGATCTGTTTTAATGACTCTCTAAAGGTCGGTTGTATGATTGAAGTGCCCTCTGCTGCAATGACTGCTGATTTTCTTGCAAAAGAGTGTGATTTTTTATCCATTGGAACAAACGATTTAGTGCAGTATTGTATAGCAGTGGATAGGGGAAATCAAGCGATGAGCTATTTATATTCTCCATTACATCCAAGTGTTCTTCGCATGATTAAGCTGGTTGTAAATCAGGCACTTTTACATAAAATACCTGTGACTGTATGTGGTGAAATGGCAGCGGATCCTCGTTTCACAGAGCTGCTTTTAGGACTTGGTATTCATGAGCTCTCGGTAATACCAAGAGCCATCCCCATTATCAAAGAGACAATTCGACAACTAAGTATTGTACAGGCAGTAAAACTTGCAGACAAGGTTCTCTTGCTCTCCTCGTCTGCAGAAGTTCACTCT
- a CDS encoding HPr family phosphocarrier protein, protein MKYVRQVKVKNALGLHTRPATAIVKLLQDCKSQVSFTYKKDTINAKSIMSILILAARKNSKITITAEGSDADEIIGKLVDAFDTSFGE, encoded by the coding sequence ATGAAATATGTGCGCCAGGTCAAAGTAAAAAACGCTTTGGGTCTTCATACAAGGCCAGCAACGGCAATTGTAAAGCTTTTGCAAGATTGTAAAAGTCAAGTGTCTTTTACATATAAAAAGGATACAATCAACGCAAAGAGCATTATGAGCATATTGATACTGGCAGCTAGAAAGAATTCTAAGATTACTATTACGGCTGAGGGTAGTGATGCTGATGAAATTATTGGTAAACTTGTAGATGCATTTGATACAAGCTTTGGAGAGTAA